The DNA sequence GATACAGGTCACCGTATGATCACTTGGGTAACACTTAAGAAGATGATCGCGCAGGGGCCACAACGCTGCCGCACGCGGCTTCCGCCCCATCGTCACAAATGCTGTGCCAAAAACGTTGGGCTGCATCACCAAACAGTCAATGTCATTTCGTGGCTGAATATTGTGAGCCACAAGGGAAGACGCATCAAAAATCTGGATCCCGGGTGCGTAATCGATCCCGAGATCAGCCATGATGGCATCTACGGAGGATACGCCAGCAACCACGCGGACGCGCATGTCGCCGCATTTAGCCCGCTCGATCAGCCCTGCAGTGACACTGTCGAAAACCACCGGATTTCCCACTGTGAGGTAAGCCACGGGGGGATTGCTGCGAGCAGCTTGCCATATGAGGTCGATCTCTTTCCTATAGACATCCAGCCGACGCCCACCCCGTTGGTATATCTCCTGCAGATCTCTCGTTTTTGATGCCCATCTGCTCGGCATCAAGCGGCTCGTGGACTGCGGTAGGATCGAATAGATCTCCTGGCACTGGTCCAGGGCGTCGATCGCCGCAGATGTGAGATGAGCCGGCACCTGTACCCCGGCGCCAACGATGAATACATCTGCCGGACATCGTCCACCATCTGCGCTAGTTGTCATGACTCCGACCTCCTCGAGACTCTTTCCGTGGGCGAGCGGAATCGACGAATGCGCTTACCATAACTTTTATTCTGAGCCTGCATGATCGAGTTTCCGCCACGTCGAACGTGCCGGCCTCCGCAATCTTGTTCGACGGAGAACCACCACCACAAAAGTCAAAGTAACCGCACTCAGATTGACACTTGGCCACACCACTTTGGACGGCCTTATTGACCGCGGTGAACTTTGGGCTCTCGACTATGGTATCTATTTCGTCGTCGTGAACGTTACCGAAGAGAAAATCTCCGAATGGCTCATGCCTTGCCGTCAAGAGTTCAGGTGAGAATGTAGAGATATTGCCCCGATGGTCGAAGCTCAAGATCGCCATAGGAACGTTGTCGTGGCAGCGCACTTCATTCGTGCGGAACGAACTCGCGAGCTGACGAAAGTTGTCGTACTCCCGCAAGCGGGGATACCCGCGCTGACCGATGCCCAGAGTCAGGATCTCATCGACGAAGGCCCGAAATCCGTGCTCTGAGTCGTCGTCGTGGATACTGGAGCACTCATGTGCTCCCTCGGCTTCTTCCGGATTCAGACCCACAACGCTAATGCCGGCATCAGCGAAGAACTGCCAGAACTCCCGGCCGTGTGTAAGTGAGCCTTTGGTGACGACCGCGATAACCGATGGATTCAGGCCGGAATCCTGCAGTAGGCGGACTCCCCGCATCACCCTATCGAACGTGCCGCGTCCCGCTCGGTCGACTCGATTTTGGTCGTGCAACTCCGCCGGCCCATCCAGACTCACACCTACGTTTACCTTATATTCGCTAAATAGGTCGCACCACTGTTGATTGATCATCATGGCGTTGGTCTGCATCGAGAAGGACAAGTCGACACCGCCCCAGTCCCGGTTCCGGAACAGATCGAAAGCCTCGCGGTAGAACTGGATTGGGAGTCGCAAGGGCTCTCCCGCATGCCAGACAACTGTCAAAGTATCCCGCACATGACGAGATTTAGACAATTGGTCGGCAATGCGCTCGAGCGTAGCCATGGAAATAACTTCGGTTGATCCACGGTCAGGCAGATAGCAGTATCGGCAGCGAATATTGCAGAATGGTGTCGCCTGTACGACCGCAAGCTGCGTCTGCACAGATGGATGCCCAGCTGTCATGATTGGCGCCATTTCGCGTTTGGCGATTTATCCCACGAGGCATACGGCGTTAGATGCCCGGAAGTAACGCATCATGCGATCTTGGTCCATGAGGCCCAGTTTGCCCACTGCCCCCACTGAAGTTCTGGGCTTTCGGGCAGGTTGTCCTCGGCAGTCTCGTCGGCGAGGTCTAGAACCGCATCACCCAGTTGGTCCAGGTGGGGTCCAATCTCCTGGTGGAAGGCATGCCGCTCAGAGTCCATCACTGCCTCCGTAGAATTTGACGAAGGTCGCTCACTAGTTATGGTAGATGGGGTCTGAGTCGCCGCAACCTGAGCCACGCAGGCACCGGTGAGCTCCGAGATTCGGGGCCTCCCGGCGGCGCCAATCAAGGGAGCGAGGCTCAAATGTCGAAGATCAATCCACGCACCTCCGCCAGCAAGCGTCAGGCGAGTGGTCAATTCGGCCTCTTTTCCCTACATGGATTGCCAGTCTACCTGCAAGAGCTCGGCTTTAGTGTCCAAGCATCTTGCGGGGCCGTAACCCCGCCGACCGTGCATGTTCCTCACGGATCATTTAGCATGGGCAGTGATCCGCAAAGAGACCGAGCCGCTTACACTGATGAGTGTCCAGCTCATATTGCAAATACAGTAGACATTGAGTTTGGTGTGTTTCCCGTCACGGTGGCGGAGTATGCGGTCGCCGTGTCCGATGGCGCCGTTCCCAGGCCATACACATTCCGTGGGGTGACGTGGGACGATCAGTTGGCTAAACCTGCTCTCCCGGTTACGTCTGTCTCTTGGTTCCATGCCGTCACTTATTCTGTTTGGTTGAGTGAACGGCTGGAGCGTCCTTGCCGCCTACCGACAGAAGCTGAATGGGAGAAAGCTGCCCGGGGTACAGACGCCCGGATCTATCCATGGGGTGATACCTGGGATCCTCAACTGGTGAATACGCCGGACGGCGGGCTGGGAAAAGCTGCTGAAATCGGCCTCTACCCCGCTGGGGTGAGTCCCTATGGCGCGCATGACATGGTTGGCAACGTTTGGGAATGGTGCAGCTCTATGCCGCTGCCCTACCCTTATGATGCATCAGATGGTAGGGAAAACCTGTATAGGATCTGCGACCGAGTGATGAGAGGGGGGGCATGGTACTGCGCACCCTACAACTCCCGGGCGGCATGTCGTGGATTCGGGTATTCGGGCATGTATCTGGGAGGAGGCTTCCGCCTTGTCTTTCCAGCTGACTAGCGGGTTTCTGTGATGGTCCGGTCGGCAGTGATCGTCCGACTTGGCTCGGCTGACCTCGCTTCTCGATGGCGTGACGAGATCACGGACTTGTACGTCGAGGTGTTTTCGGCGCCTCCGTTCGTGTGGTGCGATGACGAGGGATGCCACCAACGGAATCGCCTGTCGAGGCTCATGTTGACCGAGGGTTTCACGCTGGCTTTGGCTGTGACAGGGTCGACTTTGATCGGTTTCGTGTACGGAGCTCCTGTTCCCTCCCAGCAGCAGCGGGGATTCCTTCCGGATAGGGTCGTCCGTCGTTTCGCAGGGCCAGCTTTCCATGTTACTGATTTCGCAGTCCGACAGGACTTTCGGTTCCTTGGAGTAGGCAGAAGCCTGCATGATTCAATTCTCAGTGATCGGTCCGAGAAGTGGGCAACCTTGGCAGTGCAGCCGCAGGCTGGCGTTTCCATCTCCATCTATGAGAGGTGGGGGTGGAGGAAGATCGCTCAGCACCATCCGGACGCTGAGGGTCCAGCCCCTTCGCTCGACATATATGCCCATCGCTTGGGACTCTCAGATCCGAGTGTGGGGTGGTGATGACGCGTGGTACTCGAACGTGGAATCAGTTTCGTCGATGCAACAACAAGCCCCCGTTCAGAAAAGCCTCGGGTCTGGATAAGTTCTGGACTTGCCGCGCCGCCATATGCTTCAACCCTGTCATGCCACCCACGGCATGCTTTGCTGTACGAGGACAACGCTGTGGTTGCCAGAGAGCCATGGGTTCTTCCGTCGGCCTCCGAGCTTGACACCATCGTGAACGGAGTTTCCGCGGCGCCCGGCTGCTGCGTTGCGGTTCTATCTCTTTCGTCTGATCTCTACGATGAGTTCGATGCTGCCCGAAGTATGGCTGAGATGCTGTCCGACTGGGATGAGGTGAATAGATATGTAAGCGGTCAGCCGCTGCAGCGAGCGATTGAGTGCGCCACTGAACATGCTGAATCCGGTTCATCGCAGATATGGC is a window from the Streptomyces capillispiralis genome containing:
- the grrM gene encoding cyclophane-forming radical SAM/SPASM peptide maturase GrrM/OscB → MAPIMTAGHPSVQTQLAVVQATPFCNIRCRYCYLPDRGSTEVISMATLERIADQLSKSRHVRDTLTVVWHAGEPLRLPIQFYREAFDLFRNRDWGGVDLSFSMQTNAMMINQQWCDLFSEYKVNVGVSLDGPAELHDQNRVDRAGRGTFDRVMRGVRLLQDSGLNPSVIAVVTKGSLTHGREFWQFFADAGISVVGLNPEEAEGAHECSSIHDDDSEHGFRAFVDEILTLGIGQRGYPRLREYDNFRQLASSFRTNEVRCHDNVPMAILSFDHRGNISTFSPELLTARHEPFGDFLFGNVHDDEIDTIVESPKFTAVNKAVQSGVAKCQSECGYFDFCGGGSPSNKIAEAGTFDVAETRSCRLRIKVMVSAFVDSARPRKESRGGRSHDN
- a CDS encoding SAM-dependent methyltransferase, coding for MTTSADGGRCPADVFIVGAGVQVPAHLTSAAIDALDQCQEIYSILPQSTSRLMPSRWASKTRDLQEIYQRGGRRLDVYRKEIDLIWQAARSNPPVAYLTVGNPVVFDSVTAGLIERAKCGDMRVRVVAGVSSVDAIMADLGIDYAPGIQIFDASSLVAHNIQPRNDIDCLVMQPNVFGTAFVTMGRKPRAAALWPLRDHLLKCYPSDHTVTCITCSVRSGNPAHVESFPLSCLGGTEMSPQTLGASLFIPAAVPLKPDEDFSDRFRDQSEFERNYR
- a CDS encoding formylglycine-generating enzyme family protein, translated to MSKINPRTSASKRQASGQFGLFSLHGLPVYLQELGFSVQASCGAVTPPTVHVPHGSFSMGSDPQRDRAAYTDECPAHIANTVDIEFGVFPVTVAEYAVAVSDGAVPRPYTFRGVTWDDQLAKPALPVTSVSWFHAVTYSVWLSERLERPCRLPTEAEWEKAARGTDARIYPWGDTWDPQLVNTPDGGLGKAAEIGLYPAGVSPYGAHDMVGNVWEWCSSMPLPYPYDASDGRENLYRICDRVMRGGAWYCAPYNSRAACRGFGYSGMYLGGGFRLVFPAD
- a CDS encoding GNAT family N-acetyltransferase, with translation MVRSAVIVRLGSADLASRWRDEITDLYVEVFSAPPFVWCDDEGCHQRNRLSRLMLTEGFTLALAVTGSTLIGFVYGAPVPSQQQRGFLPDRVVRRFAGPAFHVTDFAVRQDFRFLGVGRSLHDSILSDRSEKWATLAVQPQAGVSISIYERWGWRKIAQHHPDAEGPAPSLDIYAHRLGLSDPSVGW